A window from Rhea pennata isolate bPtePen1 chromosome 1, bPtePen1.pri, whole genome shotgun sequence encodes these proteins:
- the F5 gene encoding coagulation factor V translates to MTLHCIHLFLLLLLGSWWPDSEKHVVGAAKIREHYIAAQITSWTYKPESEEKSRLAHSDPVFKKIAYREYEVDFKKEKPANKFTGLLGPTLRAEVGDTLIVHFKNMADKPVSIHPQGIAYNKEAEGSLYDDRTSSVEKQDDAVLPGHIYVYVWDITEEVGPREADLPCLTYAYYSHENMAMDFNSGLIGALLICKKGSLEEDGSQKLFNREYVLMFGVFDESKSWQKSSSLKYTINGYADGTLPDLEVCTYDNISWHLIGMSSKPEIFSIHINGQTMQQRHHRVSTVNLVGGASTTVNMTVSEEGRWLISSLVQKHLQAGLHGYLSVRGCEDKEVKKKSLSFRERLMVKNWEYFIAAEEVTWDYAPNIPDNLDRHYKAQHLDNFSNLIGKKYKKAVFRQYADASFTKRLENPRPKETGILGPIIRAQLNDKVKIVFKNKAHRPYSIYFHGVSLSKNAEGANYPLDTTSNSTQSTGIQPGMTYTYEWKIAETDQPTAQDAQCITRLYHSAVDIERDIASGLIGPLLICKSESLTQKGVQKKADMEQQAVFAVFDENKSWYIEDNIKDYCSNPSSVKRDDPKFYNSNIMHTINGYVSDSSEILGFCQDNVVQWHFSSVGTHDEIVSVRLSGHSFLYQGKYEDVLNLFPMSGESVTVEMDNVGTWLLASWGTPEMNYGMRLRFRDAKCDYEEDYAYDIVDFASTKTVKNALSTSVEDEGEEEESDQEDLAYQDYLANAYSIRSSRKSEGNEETQNLTALAWEQYSGTDTASSEVARGSNPVSNRSNESANTYMLLESLTTSLPLTEAENLTLQSNYASVTAEEDVFLTSTSDGKCDLVFENRSLSNYGVDHSNVSGSEHLLSIEETQMKAAEELLTDGNYSHFFSEKHQEESTGRGNDNIDHKRKRRNSLATKFYSVRKMSALLRHLRNKNVSFSDKTNEPQSMRHPENTSNVAMVGIDQLPSDYDDELEEEETKMGNDTHAINLTLALELTVERNESNAYSLSGFNLSKDKQGGTSLDHPLGNIRPNSSPAIVKNLLEASLPRTVKYSSKMTNEEWNLVSAKESLGLEANLDKSVSDKLNHGHRNGTVFLNEKHMKKYSHLTEGKQGGSHMHSTLKGKKRSKNDTLSTFGTFIKTRRKKKEYPKTTYLLSPRSKKPSKLTKPTVKFNCTLFPSEANHTTQPHYINATGAPNDVNHTVHLSRANHEGLTNHTLTPRQFKPSITIGLPNENGDYEYVTRDYYSEETSGGEYEYHYVSFEDPYMTDPKVNIKEQRNPDTIAGHYLRSKGNERRYYIAAEEVLWDYAGFKKSTTMNDKTRQNGGSIKYKKVIFRSYTDSTFTTPQEENEYEEHLGILGPVIRAEVDDVILVHFKNMASRPYSLHAHGLFYEKSSEGSIYDDESSAWFKEDDAIQPNNSYIYVWYANRRSGPVQSGATCRSWVYYSDLNMEKDIHSGLIGPILICQKGTFNMSNNNRTPTREFFLLFMVFDEDKSWYFDKSSRRPCTEKTQEMQKCHKFYAINGITHNLQGLKMYEGELVRWHLLNMGGPKDIHVVHFHGQTFIEQGEPKHQLGTYTLLPGLFRTIEMKPQKPGWWLLDTEVGEYQQAGMQASYMVIEKECRIPMGLASGVVLDSQINASHHIDYWEPKLARLNNSGSYNAWSTEMKEDELPWIQVDFQREVLITGIQTQGAKQLLWSFYVQKFFIAYTKDRRKWLTFRGDSSAVQKVFEGNSNAYGIKENIIDPPIIARYIRVYPAQAYNRPTLRMELLGCEADGCSVPLGMENGEIKNTQITASSTKTTWFNIWEPFLARLNLKGKMNAWRAKSNNNQQWLQIDLLTIKKITAIATQGAKSMSSENFVKSYVILYSNQGSEWKSYTDDSSSEAKVFTGNEDSSGHVKHFFNPPIMSRFIRIVPRTWYHGIALRVELFGCDFLGNLAVKRTDESRSS, encoded by the exons ATGACACTCCATTGCAtacatctttttctcttgcttctgcttggTTCATGGTGGCCAGATTCAGAGAAACATGTGGTGGGAGCTGCGAAGATCAGAGAGCACTATATTGCTGCTCAGATCACTAGCTGGACCTACAAACCAGAATCTGAGGAAAAGTCCAG ATTGGCACATTCAGATCCTGTGTTTAAGAAAATTGCTTACAGAGAATATGAagtggattttaaaaaagaaaagccagcaaATAAATTTACAG GACTGCTGGGACCAACTCTTCGTGCTGAAGTGGGAGATACTTTAATAGTTCATTTTAAGAACATGGCTGACAAACCAGTCAGCATTCATCCCCAAGGCATAGCTTACAACAAAGAGGCTGAAG GTTCTCTATATGATGACAGAACATCATCTGTGGAAAAACAAGATGATGCTGTGCTTCCAGGCCACATCTACGTATATGTGTGGGATATTACTGAAGAAGTTGGGCCAAGAGAAGCTGACCTTCCATGTCTTACTTATGCCTATTATTCTCATGAGAACATGGCAATGGATTTTAACTCTGGTCTGATTGGAGCATTGCTCATCTGTAAGAAAG GAAGCCTAGAGGAGGATGGGTCGCAGAAACTTTTCAACAGGGAGTATGTGCTGATGTTTGGTGTGTTTGATGAAAGCAAAAGTTGGCAAAAGTCATCATCACTGAAGTACACAATTAATGGCTATGCTGATGGGACATTACCAG acttaGAGGTTTGCACCTATGACAACATTAGTTGGCATTTAATAGGCATGAGTTCCAAGCCAGAAATCTTCTCCATTCATATCAATGGCCAGACCATGCAGCAAAGACATCACCGAGTTTCTACTGTTAACCTAGTGGGAGGAGCATCGACCACAGTGAACATGACCGTCAGTGAAGAAGGAAGGTGGCTGATATCATCTCTTGTTCAGAAGCATCTGCAAG CTGGACTGCATGGTTACCTCAGTGTAAGAGGCTGCGAGGACAAAGAGGTGAAGAAGAAGAGTCTCTCCTTTAGAGAACGCCTTATGGTCAAGAACTGGGAGTATTTCATTGCTGCAGAAGAAGTTACTTGGGATTATGCCCCAAATATTCCAGACAACCTTGACAG ACACTACAAAGCACAGCACTTGGACAACTTCTCAAATCTCATCGgtaaaaagtataaaaaggcTGTTTTCAGGCAGTATGCAGATGCAAGCTTCACCAAGCGCCTGGAAAATCCTCGACCTAAGGAAACTGGAATTTTGGGACCTATTATCAGAGCTCAACTCAATGACAAAGTCAAA ATTGTATTCAAAAATAAGGCCCATCGACCCTACAGCATTTACTTCCATGGAGTGTCACtttcaaaaaatgcagaaggagcTAATTATCCTCTGGATACCACAA gcAACAGCACCCAGAGTACAGGAATTCAACCAGGGATGACCTATACTTATGAATGGAAAATTGCTGAAACAGATCAACCCACTGCTCAGGATGCACAGTGTATTACAAGGCTATACCATAGTGCTGTAGATATTGAGAGAGATATAGCCTCTGGACTGATTGGTCCACTTCTGATTTGTAAAAGCGAATCACTGACCCAGAAGGGTGTGCAG aaaaaagcaGATATGGAGCAGCAAGCAGTGTTTGCTGTGTTTGATGAAAATAAGAGCTGGTACATAGAGGATAACATCAAGGACTACTGCAGCAACCCTTCCAGTGTTAAAAGGGATGACCCCAAGTTCTATAACTCAAACATAATGCACA cAATAAATGGCTATGTGTCTGACAGCAGTGAAATCCTTGGATTTTGCCAAGATAATGTGGTTCAGTGGCACTTCTCCAGTGTTGGCACTCATGATGAGATTGTCTCTGTTCGTCTTTCTGGGCACTCTTTTCTATATCAAGGGAAATATGAAGATGTATTGAACCTTTTCCCAATGAGTGGAGAATCAGTCACAGTGGAAATGGACAATGTTG GTACTTGGCTTTTAGCATCCTGGGGTACCCCAGAGATGAATTACGGCATGAGACTGAGATTCAGAGATGCCAAATGTGACTATGAGGAAGATTACGCGTATGATATTGTGGATTTTGCTTCCACTAAGACTGTTAAAAATGCGCtttccacctcagttgaagatgagggagaagaagaagaaagtgatcAAGAGGACTTGGCTTATCAGGACTACCTGGCCAATGCTTACTCCATCCGAAGCTCAAGGAAGTCAGAAGGCAATGAAGAAACACAAAACCTTACAGCTCTGGCCTGGGAACAGTACTCTGGCACTGACACTGCGAGTTCTGAAGTGGCTCGTGGCTCAAACCCAGTGTCTAATAGGAGTAATGAATCTGCAAACACTTACATGCTCTTAGAAAGTCTTACCACTTCTCTTCCCTTAACTGAGGCTGAAAATTTGACATTACAGTCAAATTACGCATCAGTCACAGCAGAAGAGGATGTATTTTTAACTAGCACAAGTGATGGAAAGTGTGACTTGGTATTTGAGAATAGAAGCCTAAGTAATTATGGAGTAGATCATAGTAATGTGTCTGGAAGTGAACACTTGTTGAGCATTGAGGAAACCCAAAtgaaagctgcagaagagcttCTCACTGATGGAAattacagtcattttttttcagaaaaacatcaggaggaaagcacaggaagaggaaatgaTAACATTgatcataaaagaaaaaggcGAAACTCACTGGCCACTAAGTTTTACTCTGTCCGAAAGATGAGTGCCCTTCTACGTCATCTACGAAATAAAAATGTCTCATTCTCTGACAAGACAAATGAACCTCAATCCATGCGTCATCCAGAAAATACATCCAATGTAGCCATGGTGGGAATTGACCAGCTTCCAAGTGATTATGATGATGAactggaagaggaggaaactAAGATGGGTAATGACACGCATGCAATTAACTTGACACTTGCTTTGGAACTCACTGTAGAAAGAAACGAATCTAATGCATACAGCCTCTCCGGATTTAATCTATCCAAAGATAAACAAGGAGGCACTTCTTTAGATCACCCTTTAGGTAATATAAGACCTAATTCCAGTCCTGCAATAGTGAAGAACTTACTGGAAGCATCATTGCCCAGAACTGTCAAGTATTCATCTAAAATGACAAATGAGGAATGGAATTTGGTCTCTGCAAAGGAGAGTCTGGGATTAGAGGCAAATTTAGATAAATCTGTTAGTGATAAATTAAATCATGGTCACAGAAATGGTACAGTATTCCTAAATGAGAAGCATATGAAGAAGTACTCGCATCTAACGGAAGGAAAACAGGGAGGGAGCCACATGCACTCAactctgaaaggaaagaagaggagcaAGAATGATACTTTGAGTACATTTGGAACCTTCATCAAAACCcgaaggaagaaaaaggaatatcCAAAGACTACTTACTTACTGAGCCCAAGGAGTAAAAAGCCATCCAAACTCACCAAGCCTACTGTGAAGTTCAACTGCACATTGTTCCCAAGTGAGGCCAACCACACAACACAACCACATTACATCAATGCAACGGGGGCACCCAATGATGTCAACCATACAGTGCATCTGAGTAGAGCCAACCACGAAGGGTTGACAAACCACACACTGACCCCACGACAGTTTAAACCATCAATCACAATTGGGCTTCCCAATGAAAATGGGGACTATGAATATGTTACGAGAGACTATTACAGTGAGGAAACATCAGGTGGTGAATATGAATACCATTATGTGAGCTTTGAAGACCCATACATGACAGACCCAAAAGTGAATATCAAAGAACAACGTAATCCAGATACCATTGCTGGACATTACTTGCGTAGCAAAGGGAACGAGAGGAGATACTACATTGCAGCTGAAGAGGTTTTGTGGGACTATGcaggatttaaaaaaag CACAACAATGAATGACAAAACACGTCAAAATGGGGGCAGCATCAAATATAAGAAAGTGATTTTTCGAAGCTATACAGATAGTACCTTTACAACTcctcaggaagaaaatgaatatgaagAACACCTTGGCATCCTGGGGCCAGTTATCCGGGCTGAAGTGGATGATGTCATCCTG GTTCATTTTAAGAATATGGCATCCAGACCGTATTCCCTTCATGCTCATGGACTCTTCTATGAGAAGTCCTCTGAAGGGAGCATTTACGATGATGAGTCTAGTGCTTGGTTTAAGGAGGATGATGCTATTCAACCAAATAACagctatatatatgtatggTATGCAAACAGGCGATCTGGACCTGTGCAGTCAGGAGCAACTTGTCGGTCCTGGGTCTACTATTCTGATTTAAATATG GAAAAAGATATTCACTCTGGTTTGATTGGGCCAATACTGATATGTCAGAAAGGAACCTTCAATATGTCGAACAACAACAGAACACCGACTCGAgaatttttcttactttttatgGTCTTTGATGAAGACAAAAGCTGGTATTTTGACAAATCTTCTAGAAGGCCTTGTACTGAGAAGACCCAAGAGATGCAAAAATGCCACAAATTCTATG ccaTTAATGGGATAACCCACAATTTGCAAGGCTTGAAGATGTATGAAGGTGAGCTAGTCCGATGGCATTTGCTGAATATGGGAGGGCCAAAAGATATTCATGTTGTTCATTTTCATGGACAGACTTTCATAGAACAAGGAGAGCCAAAGCATCAGCTTGGTACATACACACTCCTTCCAG GCTTATTTCGAACAATTGAAATGAAGCCACAGAAACCTGGCTGGTGGCTTTTAGACACTGAAGTGGGGGAATATCAACAAGCAGGAATGCAGGCATCCTATATGGTTATAGAAAAAG AATGCAGGATTCCAATGGGGCTAGCAAGTGGAGTTGTACTTGATTCACAAATCAACGCTTCACATCATATAG ACTATTGGGAACCCAAGTTAGCCAGATTAAACAATTCTGGAAGCTATAATGCTTGGAGCACTGAAATGAAAGAGGATGAACTCCCTTGGATCCAG GTGGACTTCCAAAGAGAAGTTCTAATAACTGGGATACAGACACAGGGAGCCAAGCAGCTTTTATGGTCCTTTTATGTCCAGAAGTTCTTTATTGCTTATACCAAAGACAGACGGAAGTGGCTTACCTTCAGAGGAGATAGCTCTGCAGTACAAAAG gtttTTGAAGGTAATTCCAATGCCTATGGGATAAAAGAGAACATTATTGATCCACCTATCATTGCTAGGTATATCCGAGTCTACCCAGCACAGGCCTACAACAGGCCTACTCTTCGCATGGAGCTCCTGGGCTGTGAAGCAGATG